One genomic region from Oligoflexus sp. encodes:
- a CDS encoding S1 family peptidase: MRSMKFWSLPLAAMALSACGTGDTTSETKIINGTLAPDGGAIEQSTVALASSNGQVFCTGTLIDKRFVVSAGHCLANYRGTLYIGFGRSSTEFKYVKAADYAVNPAYTGSFNKSVPSDISVIELSAAAPAGYNPVAIYKGSITRGSNLALAGFGQTQSGGSGRLYYTSVSVSGTTSNEITVYENGTGSCYGDSGGPAYVSSGGRLLVIGATSRGETGCRGSSIYTNVAYHLNWLRSWTGVNL, translated from the coding sequence ATGCGTTCTATGAAATTCTGGAGCCTTCCCTTGGCGGCGATGGCTCTGTCAGCATGCGGGACAGGGGATACCACGAGCGAAACGAAAATCATCAACGGAACCCTCGCGCCCGACGGCGGCGCCATCGAACAGTCAACCGTGGCCCTGGCGTCCAGCAACGGCCAGGTTTTTTGCACGGGAACCCTGATTGACAAAAGGTTCGTGGTATCCGCCGGACACTGCCTCGCCAACTATCGCGGCACGCTTTACATTGGTTTCGGTCGCAGCAGCACCGAATTCAAATACGTGAAAGCCGCCGACTACGCGGTCAACCCCGCTTACACGGGAAGCTTCAACAAAAGCGTTCCGAGTGATATTTCGGTGATCGAGCTGAGCGCAGCGGCACCCGCTGGTTACAATCCGGTCGCGATCTATAAGGGTTCGATCACGCGTGGCTCCAATCTCGCTCTGGCCGGCTTTGGCCAAACGCAGTCAGGCGGCAGCGGACGTCTTTACTACACCAGCGTCAGCGTCAGCGGAACGACCAGCAATGAAATCACGGTTTATGAAAATGGAACGGGATCATGCTATGGGGATTCGGGTGGACCGGCCTATGTCTCCAGCGGTGGCCGCCTGCTTGTGATCGGCGCCACTTCGCGCGGAGAAACCGGCTGTCGGGGATCGAGCATTTATACGAATGTCGCGTATCACCTGAACTGGCTCCGCAGCTGGACCGGCGTGAACCTTTAA